The region aaaatattcaggtcTCGACTGATGTTATTGCTTCATTCACTAATTCTTTCTTTGGAAGTGGATAAGTGTCGCCAATTAGGTTTCACTCAAAAAATGATCCGCTTCAAGATCATCATTCCCAGCAGAAAGAACTTGACCAAATTTCCCAGAGACCTACTAGTTTCGGAGATTAAAAAAGGGGGAACTGTAAAATCAGGCCAGATAAATTGATCATAAGGTCAATAAGACTGGCTGCAAAATTCCCACCTCGAGTTTTCTTAATAGGCTTACAAGACACGATCATTTCAATAGCAATTTTACAATATTCAAGCAGGAAATctaatttctctctctccccctatCAAAACATATCGTGAATCATATTGTACCCGGTCAAAACTGAAGTTGGACTACATATACCTGATTCTTCGGTACAACAATATGATAGCTGGTGATCCCTTAACATCTTTCCACCATCAACTTATAAAGTTGTCACCCCATTAACCAAGTTGATAGCAATATCTACAGTCTGACCCAATTCAATGGCCGCTCCAACATAGGTATGGGGTGTCAACTCCAAAAGATAATCCTTTGCTTTTTCGGGTAATTCCAGGCCTTCAGTAAACTCCTTTATGCTATATTTGGTAACTGCTCTTCCCCTGGTTAGCTCTTTCAACTTCTCGTATGGCTCTGGAACACCATATCGGCGCATCACCAGTGCAGAATTTGTCGTTCCAAAGGATTAGGAATGATTTAAGAATATGATGGGACTCAAAACTAGTAAACAGTATTGGAGGTAGAAAACTTTGAGCTTAGATAGAAAAGACTCTAGAATCATCAATCTAAAGAATCATTGAACGACATTTTTCGTACAAATGagacaagaaaattaaagatcgATAAAAGGAAAGGTACATACAGTCTGTATTGGTTCAGCAAGCACCTCCCATGATTGATTCAAGTCTTCACTCAAGCGAGTTTCATTAACCTAAATGAGATATTTGGTTCAATCAGAACAAAAGCTGAATGTAGAAGCAATCAAAGCATTCTCCAGCAATCACGATATCTTAATCAGCTAACCCTCAATGGAAGCTTCATTATCAAGAAGAAGGAggagttggaggaggaggagaactCAATTCTACTGCAAAAAAGAAGCACAAAAATGAACTGCTTTGCATGTACTTCTTAGGAGAGAAGGCGCATTACATGCGTTATATCACATACCTGAAGCTTTGCTATTCCCTGCAATGCACTTTTGTAGGTGAGAAGAGAATGTCCTAAGCCTTCGCCCATATTCCTCAGAACAGTTGAATCTGTCAAGTCACGCTGCAAATAGAATACAATGcaacaaaacttttaaaaaactaccTAAATACCTGTGGCCTATATATAGATGCATACAACTAGAGCAGCTACACAAGTACCTTACTACTTCTCAAGACCAAACTTATGCaagaataaaatgaatttaaggaatttgaaaacaaaagaaacctcACTTCTAGGTCTATGATGATATAGAGGAATAACTTCAGAAGCTTCATTTAGGAAGGATCTCAACACAATTCTTTAACTTGGTATACCATATGAACTCAAAGCAACAACTTAATACTATAGACAAGTATCTGAATAACGAAAGGGAAGTGGGCCGCCTTACCTGCCAAAGTGAAATTGGCAACTTCTCACCGAGATGAGATAAGCTTCATTTGGCTTTACCAAGATTGCCTTCACTGTTTTCAAAATCAATAGATTTACTTTGTGAGGCATAGTCGAGGACCCAATCTCACCAGCCTTGGTTGTCTGTTTCAAAATCTTGAGCAAATAACTACTTCAAAATTCAGAGTGTCAATTCAACACCAGATCGTTCGCCTGCTTAAGTATGCCAAGGATATATAGCCCCATATATCTctatcaaaatcaatcaatataGTGTTGAAAACAATAATTGCATAGAAAAGTCTTGCCATGTAGTCATGTGGCTCAATCTGCAAAGCAAGCACAAAGCCACAAAGTCAGCAGGAAGACCAGATGCATTAAACATGGGACAAAAATatcaagagaaagaaaagctaaaggagaagaagtgatgcttgtgCAGCCTTCATCGCATCTTCCTTCAACACGGAGTTTCCATGTAACTACTCACAAATTTTATATCATCAATCAATGAAAACTTATCACCCTCCATGCTCTCATTCCTTCAAGTTCCTATATTTAAGCACTGATGTAGGcagtgaagcaactaagctagTTACAGATGATGTTTCGAATgaatttaaatgttattatgaACTAATTGACTAGCTTTTAGTGTGGAAACTGAGCAGGATTAATAAGCACAAAAATTATAGCTGAGCAACATAGGGGTTAAAAAACAATCCACGAGATTCAACAAACTCTCTTGCAATTTGAGGCCACTTAACACTGGGATATGCTGAAAGATGGGCATTGCAGTTTCCAACAGCACCAGCAAGCTTCCCCTTTATCTTAACTTGAGAAATTCCGTGCCTTCGTTCGCTTAGCCTGGCCGCAAAAATTGTCATTTCCTTTCCCAAAGTTGTTGGTGAAGCTGGCTACAGATAATGCAAGCAACAAAGTCACCACTTTATGAACAAACAAGTCTTAGAGGAAGCCATAGTTATAAATACCGCACCGATCATAAACAAACAGCAATTTTGACAGCAAGGATAAGAACCAAATTGATAGGATCAACAAAGATGTGATTAATTTGCTGTTTAAAATAGTTTTGTAAATCAAGGCATATCATTGCATGCTAGAGGTAGCCATATCACCTGTCCATGGGAGCGAGAAAGCATCGGAATGGAAGCGTTATCTTAGCCAATTTACATCTGGCTTTGGTCAATTTATCCATGACCGGAAATACGACTACATTCATTGCTTCTTTCAGCATCACTGCATGGGCAAGATTATTGATATCCTCAGATGTGCAAGCAAAATGGAAAAATTCAAGCACCTGAGGTAAATTTTCAAGAGAAAGATGTTGAAATACTGTTTATAAATGGAAACCAATAAAGAATCGGCTCAGAGTAGCGTCGCAATgttgttttaaagtgtttatttaTAGATAACATTTTAGTGATAtaactaagtttattaaaaaaaaaaaatatatatatatatatatatatatcatttatgaaataataagtttattaaatattataacagtTAATGAAACTATATGattatatttatgaaataataagtttattaaatattataacagtTAATGAAactatatgattattaataaaataattatattttaaattaaattgaatagttattatttagttttatttcaatcgttataaatattaaaattaattatgaaaattaaaaaaataaattttaaaaacaaattaataaatatcaaatgttattttttaatattataaatacttGTATAATAAGATtagaaattcaataaaaaagttcatcttcataacttttatttaatttactatacaataaaaatatatacttataaatatttaagagaaaatgtttctttgaaatataagatacatattttattttattttcaaactacACCAGCAAAAGAATCATCATTAGGCAATcgcaaaaaaatccaataacgTGGCAAGCTATCTCTGGCAAGTAAGATAGGATTTTTAACCTTggaaatcatttctttttaaggAAATATTCAACTGCTTTTACATCATGGTTAGCCACTTCCTCGATATTTGTAACCTCCAACGCGTCATCCATGCTATATCCATCAATTAACCCTTCCACATAAGCCTTGACTTCTTCACTGAAGTTCGGGACCTCGATAACTTCAGGGATTTGTGAAAGCTTCAACAACCATTAATCTGAGAAATAATacttaaattaaaccaaatttatgagaaaaaaaagttaagagataaaaataataaaattacatgtgATAATAAAGTTGACATTGGAATATCCACAGACagtgatttcaaaaaaaaaaattgttaataaaacctgaaaattaaaacattaaaaaaaatgtaaaagacTCGGGGAAAAGTATCAATATTTAAGATACTTGAGAATAAAATTGTtgtgttaaaatttttttgatagtttAATCTaagtaatttgatttattttttataattaaggtGTTTGATGACTTGATATGAAGAGTGTAGAGTGTTGTTAACTAGTAGCATGCAATACTTAGTAAATTAAGATGGGTGGTGGCTATAGTAATAGAAGTGATGTCTGGTAAATCAGATGATCAATAATTAACACCCGCAAACAAATCCTCGTTGATGGACGTGAGGACTTCAATAATTTTGTAGAGAGAAAAcgtacaataatattttaaaaagataatttttgaaaataagtatgtttaaaatattaaaaattaaagagattgtgagcttttaatttgaaaaatttatggtgtatttatagcctataatttttatcttttataaaaaaaaaagagccgagttgtaattttactattataatattttaaattatattatacttaaataatatttattgaatcaatataaaatattataaaaattgtaTGAGGTTCAAGAAAATTCTTTCTAGTAAATATTACGTCAAGAAAGATGTTCAagcctattaaaaatataaaaaaaaatgacacacGAGGCTTGTAGCTCAGTGGCCTTGGCAGGCTTTGCCCTGCCTGAGTGCCCTGGTTCGAGCTCTCTTGTGTACCCAGCACTTGAGGGTTTAACTGTTGTggtcaattcgtgtgacttgttccgcccctgtcccgggttcgaccttctatgtgtacgcctgtcacccccgcggtgccttacctgctcctgggcttgcagaatgtccagcgggccgtggggaatagtcgtggtgcgcgtaagctggcccggacaccccacgtaaataaaaaaaaaataaaaaaaataaaaatgaatttaaatacaCTACTTGAATTCAAATATATTGGGCTTGGGGGTAACAGCCCAAGCCCACAGGAGTGATAAAGATACAAACCTAGCACCCTTGGTGGTGGTGGGCGAGAACCCTATATGGATATGCACCTAGTGTGGATGCCAATACGTGCGCTCATGCTTCTTGGGAACTAGGTTCAAGATATGACGCTTGAGCtgtattcttttgttttttctggattttttttaaaaaataaaatctattttagaGGGGTTTTATGGTGCTGGATCCATCAGAAACAAAAAGTACCTCGACAGGAACACGATAATAAATGAGACCGTATTCACTCACGAGGAGACAAATGCTTGACTTTATTCCAGTAACGACCGTCTAGAGGAGATAGCGCCGTCGAATTTGATAGCTCAAAATCACGAAGGCCGTCTCCAGCCATCTTCAACAACAACCAATAACAAAACAAgacttttttaatatgaatttaagtttttttttcccaagagatatataaaattaaattaagattagAGAAGGTGATAATACTACCTGACGTGTGGCGATGCTGGCGTTGGTGTCTTTGATGGTGGATTTGCAGGACAGGTCTCTAGGAGAAAACGACATCGTTGAGAAGCGAGGAACGGCATTTGAGGAAGGATTGAAGAGGATGCTGGATTTTTGACTTTGGGGCGGGGTTGATAAGAGTGAGAGGTGGTGGGTTCTGTTAAAAAccttggaagaagaagaagcggcAGCGGTGAACTCCATTAACAAATGTgagtttcttaaaatattttaaaatatatatattaaaatattattttttaaaaaaattatttttaacacagAGACATTAAAACAAACcattcaaaaaaactaaaaaaataattaaaaaaaaataaatttattttttaaaaaaaaccgcaAAATCAAATTCTACCACAGACTACAGGCTCGAGCTCAAGTGTGCGTGGCTTTGTGCTTCGcggtctttttttctttctttttatgtcgTCGACCTAAGCCTGAGAAACCTTGCACCTTCTtgagttcttgttttttttttatgtttttttttaaaaaaaatttgaggtgATTAGGTCTGGACTTCGGGTTCTGGTTTGTAATTGGCCCGTCAGTTGAGTAGATTTGACGGGAATTTTcgaaactacttttttttttaaatgcgaGCAGAgctatattattgttattgttattattattattattattatccgcCCCTAGGAAGTAGTAACTCTACAGCTAGATATGACAATTGGTTAGGGATAGGTGGATTTTGATTGAGTTGTCTcgtaatatatatttgatcccAACCCAAGGTCCTAATGGATAAATGTGGGTTAATTCGTGGATTTgagagttatttttttcttaaaaaataaaatacccagCTACTTTTATAGAATAGAATTTACCCACATctcataaatttataattttatatacaataaacaagtaaatttaataaaaatgaatgcATTGATtacaagatattaaaataattaaatagaacatTCAAgttttaatactaaaaaataattataaaattaaattttacgaGTGGATTTCATAGACTAAATCATAAAGGTATAATAtcaaatttgtttaaatttctcATTAATTCACTATACAAACTAAACACgggcatatatttttttttattttaaataaacataaatgTCATATTTTCAGGGATCATATTCAAAGAGGATATTTAAAAGTTTGTATATCAAACACCCTTCTAATTTAATCCGGGTataagaatttcttttttaaatggactctaaaaaaaattaactttaataaaataCTGGATTGTCCATAAGGAAAATCCAGATTTATCCTAACTTGCATCCACAACTCCTTTCAAAATCTTtgtgaaaaaatagatttgttaTATCACAACTCCTTTCAAAATCTTtgtgaaaaaatagatttgttaTATCAGGctgataatataaattattttttataaaaataataatcattttaaaaaaaatcagaaactggaaacaaaaatgattttgatttttttttttaaaaaaaaaagaccaaaacagaAGATGGTAAGAAACATTTGCCCAGTCTCCGATGACCGGTGCCAGGTGCATGGTCTTCGAGTGACAAGCCGACCAGATTACTTTTCGTGCTTTTGAGCAATAAAAGTTTATCGTCTTTGAGTAATTACAGGCATGCGTGCTCTGCCATGTGAAGGTGTCGCGGTGAGAATTTGCAAATTTGACATGCATATCCTCTTCACTCTTCAATTGCCAAGTTTCTTCGTTGTGTGTTAATGacaaattttcacaagaaaaTTGTACTGTATTTTTATGTACAGCCATATGGACGTGAATATTACCtcctgcataaaaattaaaaaaaaaaaaggttagagTGTCAATCCACCTTCTTAAAGAGGTGGTTTCTCTTTATTCTTTTcgtatttttttacaaatttatcttttaatattttttaaaaaattaaaattttatttttatagattattatGGTTTACTTTTCATTATATTAATGCAGTCATAGATAAACATTTTGATATTGaacttgtatttaattttacaaacatctatttttattattatataattaaataaaataaccacATCTTAAAAAGTTAGAATACCAACTATCTTATTCGCTATTCATGTGAATGACTAGATGCCATGCCCGTGCGCTGCCACGGGCTTGTGGCATGCTTGTGTGTTGTTGTGGActtacaaaaaaacattaaaaaaattatataaaaaaagattgttttaatctacaatgtttttaagaaaaaaactacaaaaataattttagaaaaaaaacataaaaaaaataaaatgaaaaaaattatgtagagaaacactgtaacaatttatagtgttttgtgagaaaatatacagttgtaattctcaactatatattaaaaaaaattgacaaagataattttgaaaaaattcataacaaaaaaaaatgtggaaaATAACTatagtaatccacaatgttttgaataaaaaaaagtacaaagctaaattctcaactagcttagtatagaaaaaaaatagaagcaacaaatacaattttgaaaaaaaatcatataaaaaacataaatcataaaaagaaaagaaaagatccATGTGGGAAAATGTATAcatggagaaacactgtagcaatcgacaataattttttatatgtaaaaaaactaaattctcaatcaatttaatagtaaaaaaataaaattgataaagataattttgaaaagaaaatatcaaaacaaaaaaataaaaaaaaagaagataattttgagaaaaaaatgaaaaaagaaaacaagcatGCGGggaatggaaaaaaacaaaaaaaatgaaaaaagaaaaaacatgctagaatggaaaagaaaatgcaaaaacaacaaaaaaaatacggGAAAGCTACGGTATTTTTCCTACGTGTTTTAAAGTATTATCAACGGGGGAGgtgatcttaattttttttccatccccctttttttatttctagttttgtttttattttattttattttattttttaacatttttttcataaaatattttagtttatttttatgagaCTGTCATAGtcccaaataaaatttatgatatttgttttgtaattgattttatgaacatttatttttttattgtataattaaagaaaaaaatggtcttaaaaaaaaattcttaaacctAGTATCAGGGATGATTATTTtcggtttaattttatttttacttataaaaacaaccaaaccgaaatcttataaaaaaaacagaaaccaattccaaccgaccggtttcggtttggttcggttatttaaagttaaaaaccaAAACTTAATTGACCGATTTCAGTtcgatttgatttggtttgattattttata is a window of Populus nigra chromosome 10, ddPopNigr1.1, whole genome shotgun sequence DNA encoding:
- the LOC133705321 gene encoding uncharacterized protein LOC133705321 → MEGDKFSLIDDIKFIEPHDYMARLFYAIIVFNTILIDFDRDIWGYISLTTKAGEIGSSTMPHKVNLLILKTVKAILVKPNEAYLISRDLTDSTVLRNMGEGLGHSLLTYKSALQGIAKLQVNETRLSEDLNQSWEVLAEPIQTPYEKLKELTRGRAVTKYSIKEFTEGLELPEKAKDYLLELTPHTYVGAAIELGQTVDIAINLVNGVTTL